The proteins below come from a single Verrucomicrobiota bacterium genomic window:
- a CDS encoding tail fiber protein, protein MLIVAIIAPIIAVIVSLVTAGLVSSHTRADVRRMDSELRSVRDSVQGTSRADAQRLDTELRPIRESLQGISRADIQRLDNELRSVRDSVQGVSRADIQHLNNEVASMRDSLQGVTKADFDRLNNELASLRDSLQGVTKADLQGLSNELVSLRESVQRANGEDKGRLDDLVQRVNAAENRLRPFQDEVERLRGRAADASKDLNEARSQYQQAHQVINDFQIIIRNYDAVLTVKEAEFKGMVKDLENNVGALVLEQMPIGSILMWPLTEKPPAKWRICDGQPVTSQEGPEFCQLFRDAYWTTDGGKAVHVPDLRGYFIRGADTRKSGDPDKIDEDAPREVGSKQAEKLPQHTHDVSDVRVAGGLGTEQSRNLFAYQTQRREQLRPGSDVRTFPVGSGEAPGNAPLASAPGGGAASPNPVQAQAGVEGAAPSPAAIGGGETPNAPVAPVQTQAQTQPPASGADAEVDAMALRGDLGPMIKQQGKLRPDNIALQFIIRVQR, encoded by the coding sequence ATGCTGATCGTAGCAATCATCGCCCCGATTATCGCGGTCATCGTGTCGCTCGTGACTGCAGGCTTGGTGAGCAGCCATACCAGAGCCGACGTTCGGCGAATGGACAGCGAACTGCGCTCCGTCCGGGACTCGGTACAGGGGACCAGCCGGGCTGACGCCCAGCGGCTGGATACTGAACTGCGTCCAATCCGCGAATCGCTGCAGGGAATTAGCCGGGCCGACATCCAGCGGTTAGACAACGAACTTCGTTCCGTACGCGACTCGGTGCAGGGAGTCAGCCGGGCCGATATCCAGCACTTGAACAACGAGGTTGCGTCGATGCGGGACTCGCTCCAGGGGGTGACTAAGGCCGACTTTGACCGGCTGAACAATGAGCTCGCCTCGCTGCGGGATTCGCTGCAGGGCGTCACCAAAGCTGACCTGCAAGGGTTGAGCAATGAACTGGTCTCGCTGCGGGAATCCGTTCAGAGGGCCAACGGTGAAGACAAAGGGCGGCTGGACGATCTGGTGCAGCGGGTCAACGCGGCTGAGAACCGGCTCCGGCCGTTTCAGGACGAAGTTGAGCGGCTTAGAGGTCGGGCCGCAGACGCTTCCAAGGATCTGAACGAGGCAAGAAGCCAGTACCAGCAGGCGCACCAGGTCATTAACGATTTTCAGATCATCATTCGCAATTATGATGCGGTTCTGACGGTTAAAGAGGCTGAATTCAAGGGGATGGTGAAGGACCTGGAGAATAACGTCGGAGCCCTCGTTCTTGAGCAGATGCCGATCGGCAGCATCCTGATGTGGCCGCTCACGGAAAAGCCGCCTGCGAAATGGCGAATTTGCGATGGCCAGCCCGTGACCAGTCAGGAAGGCCCTGAGTTTTGCCAGCTTTTCAGGGACGCTTACTGGACAACCGACGGCGGGAAGGCTGTCCATGTGCCGGATTTAAGGGGGTATTTCATCCGTGGTGCTGACACCCGTAAGAGCGGAGACCCTGATAAAATCGACGAAGATGCCCCTCGTGAGGTTGGGAGTAAGCAGGCTGAGAAGCTGCCGCAGCACACCCACGACGTCTCCGACGTGCGGGTAGCGGGCGGTCTGGGGACGGAGCAGAGCAGAAATTTGTTTGCTTATCAGACCCAGCGGCGGGAGCAGCTGAGACCTGGCAGTGATGTCCGAACGTTCCCGGTTGGCAGCGGCGAGGCGCCGGGGAATGCCCCTTTGGCTTCGGCGCCCGGCGGCGGGGCAGCAAGCCCGAATCCCGTTCAGGCGCAAGCCGGCGTGGAGGGGGCGGCGCCCAGCCCAGCGGCCATAGGAGGCGGGGAGACGCCGAATGCCCCCGTCGCCCCGGTGCAAACGCAAGCGCAGACCCAACCCCCGGCCTCTGGAGCCGATGCGGAGGTTGACGCCATGGCGTTGCGAGGTGACCTCGGACCGATGATAAAGCAGCAGGGAAAGCTCCGGCCTGACAACATCGCGCTGCAATTCATCATTCGAGTTCAGCGTTAA